In a single window of the Colius striatus isolate bColStr4 chromosome 21, bColStr4.1.hap1, whole genome shotgun sequence genome:
- the MFAP2 gene encoding microfibrillar-associated protein 2, whose protein sequence is MRAVGLFLLCLPVLLVQGQYSRFEGITYPEPVQYSQYDQQSEIQDYYDYSDATPRAPEEQFRFQSQQQSQQEIVPAPTPAAAPETEPTEPGPLDCREEQYPCTRLYSVHKPCKQCLNEICFYSLRRVYVINKEICVRTVCAHEELLRADLCRDKFSKCGVMATSGLCQTLGTSCARSCGGC, encoded by the exons TGCTCCTGGTCCAGGGCCAGTACAGCAGGTTTGAAGGCATCACCTACCCCGAGCCGGTACAATATTCCCAGTACGACCAGCAATCAG AAATTCAGGATTACTATGACTACAGTG ATGCCACCCCTCGTGCCCCTGAGGAGCAGTTTCGGTTCCAGTCCCAGCAGCAATCCCAGCAGGAAATTGTGCCAGCCCCAACCCCAG ctgctgcccctgagaCTGAGCCCACGGAGCCAGGACCCCTCG ACTGCCGGGAGGAGCAATACCCCTGCACCAGGCTCTACTCCGTGCACAAGCCCTGCAAGCAGTGCCTGAACGAGATCTGCTTTTACAG CCTGCGCCGGGTTTACGTCATCAACAAAGAGATCTGTGTCCGCACCGTGTGCGCCCACGAGGAGCTGCTGCGAG CTGATCTTTGTCGGGACAAGTTCTCCAAGTGCGGGGTGATGGCTACAAGTGGGCTCTGCCAAACCCTTGGCACCTCCTGCGCCCGTAGCTGCGGTGGCTGCTGA